The Neorhizobium sp. NCHU2750 genome contains the following window.
CGAGATTGTTGGAAATGGTCACCACTTCCAGCGCGTTCTGCAGCTTGAAGGCCGCTTCCTTACCGCCCTTCAATTCGAAGCAGACCAGCGTCGATCCGCCCGACATCTGCTTGGCAATGATATCGGCCTGCGGATGGTCCTTGCGGCCCGGATAGATCACCTTCGCGACCTTGCTGCTGTCAGCGAGGAAGTCAGCTATCTTCGAGGCGTTTTCCGTTTGCTGCTTGACGCGCAGCGGCAGGGTTTCCAGGCCCTTGATCAGCGTCCAGGCGGTGAACGGCGACATGGCCGGGCCGGTATGGCGATAATAGTCCTGCAGGTGCTCGGTAACCCATTCCTTGTCGGAGAGTATGACGCCGGCAAGGCTGCGTCCCTGGCCGTCGATATGCTTGGTGGCCGAATAGACGACGATATGTGCACCGAGTTCCAGCGGTTTCTGGAAGAGCGGCGTGGCGAACACGTTGTCGACCACGACCTTGGCGCCGATCTGGTTGGCAAGCTTGGCAACGCCGGCAATGTCGACGATCTCGAGTGTCGGGTTGGTCGGGCTTTCGAGGAAGAATACCTTGGTGTTCTTCTGGATCGCCTTTTCCCAATTGGCGAGATCACGCCCGTCGACCAGCGTGCATTCGATACCGTAGCGGGGAGCGAGCGTCTCGACCACCCAGCGGCAGGAACCGAACAGCGCGCGGGCTGCGACGATATGATCGCCGGCTTTCAGCTGGCAGAGCAGGGCTGCCGAAACGGCGGCCATGCCGGATGCCGTGGCGCGGGCTTCTTCTGCACCTTCGAGCGCGCACATGCGCTTTTCGAACATGTCATTGGTCGGGCTGCCGTAGCGGGCATAGATATAGCCCTCGGTCTCGCCCTTGAAGCGGGCTTCAGCCGCTTCCGAATTGTCGTATGCAAAGCCCTGCGTCAGATAAATCGCTTCCGACATCTCGCCATATTGCGAGCGCAGCGTGCCGCCGTGAACGAGTGTGGTCGCCGGGCGAAATTTGTTTGTCATGTCAGTCCTCATTCCAAAACAAAAAAAACCGGCCGCGAAAGCAGACCGGTTTTAAAAACCCGGTCTTTTTAGCCACTTGTTTAACGTGGCTGCAAGCCGACCGGCAAATCACCACGGGATAAAGCTGCCTTACGCCTCGCATCTGCTTGCGTCAATGGCTCGCATTTGGTTTTGTCACCGCCACAAATTTGGAAGTGACATGATGGCTCGCGACACGGGAATTCTGGCGGACCGCGCAATTGCGGACCTATTTGAAACGGGACGGCTGGTTTCCGAACGCGAACTGGACCGCGATCAGATCCAGCCGGCAAGCCTTGACCTGCGTCTCGGCGCCAAGGCTTTCCGCGTCCGCGCCTCCTTCATGCCGGGCCCCAACAGTCTCGTGGCCGACAAGCTCGACCGGCTGAGCCTGCATGTCGTCGACCTGTCGCATGGCGCGGTTCTGGAAACCGGCTGCGTCTATATCGTGCCGTTGATGGAAAGCCTCGACCTGCCGGCCACCATGTCGGCTTCGGCCAATCCGAAATCCTCCACCGGCCGCCTCGATATCTTCACCCGCGTCATCACCGATCACGCACAGGAATTCGACAAGATCCCGGCCGGCTATCGCGGCCCGCTCTATCTCGAAATCTCTCCGCGCACCTTCCCGATCGTTGCCCGCCAGGGTTCGCGCCTGTCGCAGATCCGCTTCCGCATCGGCAATGCGCTCCTGTCTGAACCGGAAGTCCTTCACCTGCATGAAACCGAAACGCTGGTCGCATCGACCAGGCCGAACGTGTCGGGTGGCGGCATTGCCCTGTCGATCGATCTGAAGGGCGATGCCAACGGCCTGATCGGCTATCGCGGCAAGCATCACACCGCCGTCGTCGATGTCGACAAGAAGGGCGAGCACGATGTCTTCGATTTCTGGGAGCCTCTCTATAGCCGCGGCCGCAACGAACTGATCCTCGATCCGGATGAGTTCTACATCCTCGTTTCCCGCGAAGCCGTGCATGTGCCGCCGCTTTACGCGGCCGAAATGACCCCCTTCGATCCGCTGGTCGGCGAGTTCCGCGTTCATTATGCCGGCTTCTTCGATCCCGGCTTCGGACATGAAGCCGCAGGCGGCCGCGGCAGCCGCGCCGTGCTGGAAGTGCGCAGCCACGAAGTGCCCTTCATCCTGGAAGACGGCCAGATCGTCGGGCGGCTCGTCTACGAGCACATGCTGGAAAAGCCTCAGGGCCTCTACGGCACCGGCCTTGGCTCGAATTATCAGGCGCAGGGCCTCAAGCTTTCCAAGCATTTCCGCGGCTGATCACCACATCCGTGGCAGCCTTGCCGTGATGCCGCAGCAATTCATTCTTCGACCTGCCGCCCATCGAAGCGGCCTTGACAGAGCCGGCGGCTTGTTGGAAACCTCACATCTGCAAGCGGGTGTAGCTCAATGGTAGAGCAGCAGCTTCCCAAGCTGAATACGAGGGTTCGATTCCCTTCACCCGCTCCAGCCTTCTTTGGCCTCTGCGCCCCTCAGTCTAGCTTGATCGTCGCCCGTTCGACAAAATCCTTCATCGCATCATCCGCGACCGGATCCGTTTCCAGGTGGTCGATGATCGACAGGGATTTGGCCCGGTAGGCCTCGGTCGAGGCATCGTAGGAAATGCCGCGGTTGATCTTTCGGGAAAATTCCTCGCGCGAGCGGCCGTAATAGTGATTGAGCTGGATGAAGCTGGAGGAATAGAAGCCTGCTTCCTTGCGGCTCCGTCGGTCGAAAATCTTGCCTGCGTCATTCGAGGTCTTGTTGCCGAAGGTCCTCGTCTGGAAATGATGCACGGAAACATGCGTCACTTCGGTCGGATCGACGATGCATTTGAAGTTGAGCGCATGCGGATGGCGATACATCGGATCCCTGGCCCGCATCGTATAGGCCTGCGTGACGGGCAGGGCGGGCCGCGTTTCATGGCCGCCATGGCCGAACATGTGCCACGGCAGCGAGATATTCGGGAAGCCGCCGGCTCCAGTCAGAGCCTCCTCAAGCGTCAGTCCGGTTTTCGGCAGCAGGAATTCATCGGCATCGATGAAGGCCATCCATTCGAACTGGCCGCCGAAATTCACGATCGCATGCGCATAGGCGACCGTCTGGGCATTGATGATTTCCTCGGTGGCCTCGTCGCGCATGCGCATCGACCACGGGATGATGGTCACCTCGTCTTCCGACAGCGTCTGTCGGACGAGATCGAACGTTCCGTCCGAAGAGCCGTCATTATAGAGAAAGAAGTGGCGCACGCCCACAGCCCTGTGGAAGCGCAGCCATTCGACGATGTAGTTTGCCTCGTTCTTGATCCAGCAGACGATCGCAATGCCATGCCTGTCCGCCTGCGGCTTCGGCGGCGTGATGCCGATCTCTCTGGTGACGTGGCGCGGACGCTTGAATCCGAAAAATCGCATGGGCCCCTCGGCGCTCGGACGAGGCGAGCGCGCTTGTATTTCCAACGCCAGTCGAATACAGCCCCCCACGAAGGAAGACAAGCGATGCAGCCGGCAGCGCGGTCTTCGTATCGGCGCAGGAAAGCATTGTGCTGCGGGGTCTGCGAAGCAGCCTCGCGCATGGGCCTGGTATCAACCGGAAGATGGGTGTGCGTGCATGAGTTCAGCAGAGAGTTCGACAATGAGTTCTGCAATTCTGGCAGCAAGTGGTGGCGTCAAGCAGGTCATCTGCATCAGCTGGGGCACGAAATACGGCGCCCCCTTCATCAACCGCCTCTACAACATGGTCGAGCGTAACATCACGCCGCCCTTCACCTTCACCTGCTTCACCGATAACCGCGAGGGCCTGCATCCCGGCATTCTCTGCGAGGACCTGCCGCCGATCGGCGTCGAGATGCCGGTCAACACCCGCGGCATCTGGCCGAAATCGCGCCTCTGGGGCCCCGAACTCGGCTCGCTCAAGGGCGCCGTCCTGTTCCTCGACCTGGATTTGGTGATCGTTTCCTCGCTCGATCCCTTCTTCGAGCTCGGCGGTCCCGATGACGTCGTTCTGGCGAAGAACCAGACGACACCGTTCGAGCGGCTCGGTCAGACCTCGCTGTTCCGCTTCCCGGTCGGCAAGCTCGTGCCGCTGCAGGAGAAGTTCAAGGAAAACCCGCAATGGGTGGCCGATACCTACCGGTTCGAGCAGCGCTATGTCAGCCGCTGCGCACCGGGCGGCATCAAGCTCTTCCCGCGTAAATGGGTGCTGCATTTCCGACAGGATTGCCGCTGGCCGTTTCCGCTCAACTATTTCCTCGCACCCCGGCTGCCGTCGAGCGCCCGCGTTGTGATCTTCCCGCGCGGGCTCTTGCCCCAGCATGCGATCGAGGGGCGATACGGCTCCAGCGCTCCTGCGCAAACGCCGCTGCAGCATGTTGCCGGTGTGTTCAACAAGGAGAAGCGCCGCAAGAAGGGCTTCTTCCAGTATTTGCGTCACTACATCCTGCCGACAAAGTGGGTCGCGGATCACTGGCGCTGATATCGGCCCCGTTCAGGCCGCGGTTATCGTGTGGTGCCGCCCGAGCGGCAGCATCATCGGTCGGCCGCAGGTCGGGTCGGTGATCACGCGGCTCTGAAGCCCGAAGACTTCCCTGACATTGTCTTCCGTCAGCACGGCTTCGGGAGTGCCCGCATCATGGATGCGGCCTTGCGCCATCGCCACCAGATGATCGGCATAGCGGGCCGCAAGGTTGAGGTCGTGCAGCACCATCACGATCGTCGTGCCGCGTGCCCGGTTGAGATCGGTCAGAAGGTCGAGCACCTCGATCTGGTGGTTGATGTCAAGAAAGGTCGTCGGCTCGTCGAGAAGCAGGATATCCGTCTCCTGCGCCAGCGCCATGGCGATCCACACCCTTTGCCGCTGGCCGCCGGAAAGCTCGTCCACCGGCCTGTCGGCCAGATCGGCGGTCTTGGTCGCGTCGAGCGCCGCTTGCACCGCCTCGTCGTCCTTCCGTGTCCAGCGGGAAAAAAGCCCCTGATGCGGATGGCGCCCTCGGCCGACGAGATCGGCGACCGTGATCCCCTCCGGCGCGATCGGCGATTGCGGCAGCAGGCCGAGAACACGGGCAAGGTCGCGCGGCGGCATCCGGTGCACTGATTTTCCGTCCAGCAGAACCTGGCCGCCGCGTGGCGCCAAAAGCCGCGACATCGATCTTAGAAGCGTGGACTTGCCGCAGGCATTTGCGCCGACGATGACCGTGATCCTGCCCGGTGGCACGGCGATGTCGAGGTCGCTCAGGATGTCGCTATCGCCATAACCGGCGGAAAGCTTGATGGCGTCCAGAGTATGTGTGGGCCGAGTATTGGTGGGCAGAGTAT
Protein-coding sequences here:
- a CDS encoding glycosyltransferase family 92 protein — translated: MRFFGFKRPRHVTREIGITPPKPQADRHGIAIVCWIKNEANYIVEWLRFHRAVGVRHFFLYNDGSSDGTFDLVRQTLSEDEVTIIPWSMRMRDEATEEIINAQTVAYAHAIVNFGGQFEWMAFIDADEFLLPKTGLTLEEALTGAGGFPNISLPWHMFGHGGHETRPALPVTQAYTMRARDPMYRHPHALNFKCIVDPTEVTHVSVHHFQTRTFGNKTSNDAGKIFDRRSRKEAGFYSSSFIQLNHYYGRSREEFSRKINRGISYDASTEAYRAKSLSIIDHLETDPVADDAMKDFVERATIKLD
- a CDS encoding glycosyl transferase; protein product: MSSAILAASGGVKQVICISWGTKYGAPFINRLYNMVERNITPPFTFTCFTDNREGLHPGILCEDLPPIGVEMPVNTRGIWPKSRLWGPELGSLKGAVLFLDLDLVIVSSLDPFFELGGPDDVVLAKNQTTPFERLGQTSLFRFPVGKLVPLQEKFKENPQWVADTYRFEQRYVSRCAPGGIKLFPRKWVLHFRQDCRWPFPLNYFLAPRLPSSARVVIFPRGLLPQHAIEGRYGSSAPAQTPLQHVAGVFNKEKRRKKGFFQYLRHYILPTKWVADHWR
- a CDS encoding ABC transporter ATP-binding protein: MTGHTLPTNTRPTHTLDAIKLSAGYGDSDILSDLDIAVPPGRITVIVGANACGKSTLLRSMSRLLAPRGGQVLLDGKSVHRMPPRDLARVLGLLPQSPIAPEGITVADLVGRGRHPHQGLFSRWTRKDDEAVQAALDATKTADLADRPVDELSGGQRQRVWIAMALAQETDILLLDEPTTFLDINHQIEVLDLLTDLNRARGTTIVMVLHDLNLAARYADHLVAMAQGRIHDAGTPEAVLTEDNVREVFGLQSRVITDPTCGRPMMLPLGRHHTITAA
- a CDS encoding O-succinylhomoserine sulfhydrylase, whose amino-acid sequence is MTNKFRPATTLVHGGTLRSQYGEMSEAIYLTQGFAYDNSEAAEARFKGETEGYIYARYGSPTNDMFEKRMCALEGAEEARATASGMAAVSAALLCQLKAGDHIVAARALFGSCRWVVETLAPRYGIECTLVDGRDLANWEKAIQKNTKVFFLESPTNPTLEIVDIAGVAKLANQIGAKVVVDNVFATPLFQKPLELGAHIVVYSATKHIDGQGRSLAGVILSDKEWVTEHLQDYYRHTGPAMSPFTAWTLIKGLETLPLRVKQQTENASKIADFLADSSKVAKVIYPGRKDHPQADIIAKQMSGGSTLVCFELKGGKEAAFKLQNALEVVTISNNLGDTRSLITHPATTTHKNLTDEARAELGISPGTVRFSAGIEDNQDLLDDFARALASI
- a CDS encoding 2'-deoxycytidine 5'-triphosphate deaminase yields the protein MMARDTGILADRAIADLFETGRLVSERELDRDQIQPASLDLRLGAKAFRVRASFMPGPNSLVADKLDRLSLHVVDLSHGAVLETGCVYIVPLMESLDLPATMSASANPKSSTGRLDIFTRVITDHAQEFDKIPAGYRGPLYLEISPRTFPIVARQGSRLSQIRFRIGNALLSEPEVLHLHETETLVASTRPNVSGGGIALSIDLKGDANGLIGYRGKHHTAVVDVDKKGEHDVFDFWEPLYSRGRNELILDPDEFYILVSREAVHVPPLYAAEMTPFDPLVGEFRVHYAGFFDPGFGHEAAGGRGSRAVLEVRSHEVPFILEDGQIVGRLVYEHMLEKPQGLYGTGLGSNYQAQGLKLSKHFRG